The following proteins are co-located in the Gorilla gorilla gorilla isolate KB3781 chromosome 18, NHGRI_mGorGor1-v2.1_pri, whole genome shotgun sequence genome:
- the LOC101125551 gene encoding mpv17-like protein isoform X2 has product MAGWWPALSRAVRRHPWPTNVLLYGSLVSAGDVLQQRLQGREANWRQTRRVATLVVTFHANFDYVWLGLLERALPGRAPHAVLAKLLCDQVVGAPIAVSAFYVGMSILQGNDDIFLDLKQKFWNTYLPKDNNLFCKFGILFAK; this is encoded by the exons ATGGCGGGCTGGTGGCCGGCGTTGTCGCGCGCGGTCCGGCGCCACCCGTGGCCCACCAACGTGCTGCTTTACGGCTCGCTCGTCTCGGCCGGGGACGTGCTGCAGCAACGGCTGCAGGGCCGCGAGGCCAACTGGCGCCAGACGCGGCGCGTGGCCACGTTGGTGGTGACCTTCCACGCCAACTTCGACTACGTGTGGCTGGGCCTGTTGGAGCGCGCGCTCCCGGGCCGAGCGCCGCACGCCGTGCTGGCCAAGTTGCTGTGCGACCAGGTGGTCGGTGCGCCCATCGCGGTCTCGGCCTTCTATGTCG GTATGAGCATTCTCCAAGGAAACGATGACATATTTTTGGACctgaaacagaaattctggaataCCTATCTG CCAAAGGACAACAATTTATTCTGTAAATTTGGGATTCTATTTGCAAAATAG